A section of the Haloferax sp. Atlit-12N genome encodes:
- a CDS encoding sugar phosphate isomerase/epimerase → MSEVTPVQRPRFGASMDIRYADEVASFAEFLRRFDLNHVELRAGYLDVRADERDAERLRAVAEEFDVSYTVHGPHLDVAPGNVNERLREATVAATRDAIELAAVIDAGGVIVHGGTVRTRYPDHVREHTREQAVQTLRECAEFAAEAGVPVCLENQRDKPGTRRHTATPDRLAAFLDDVGVGDEFLKLTLDVGHAKATGVDYRQFVERFGGRIQVAHLHDNDGTEDAHEPLPSFRSVAADIDAPYNVLEMKSRADVERCVGAPDA, encoded by the coding sequence ATGTCTGAGGTGACGCCCGTCCAGCGACCGCGGTTCGGCGCGTCGATGGACATCCGCTACGCCGACGAAGTCGCCTCGTTCGCCGAGTTCCTCCGCAGATTCGACCTGAACCACGTCGAACTCCGCGCGGGGTATCTGGACGTTCGGGCGGACGAGCGAGACGCCGAACGCCTGCGAGCGGTCGCCGAGGAGTTCGACGTGAGCTACACGGTCCACGGTCCCCATCTCGATGTCGCGCCCGGGAACGTCAACGAGCGACTTCGAGAGGCCACGGTCGCGGCGACGCGAGACGCCATCGAACTCGCCGCGGTAATCGACGCCGGCGGCGTTATCGTCCACGGAGGGACAGTTCGGACCCGCTATCCCGACCACGTCCGCGAACACACCCGCGAGCAGGCGGTCCAGACGCTCCGCGAGTGCGCCGAGTTCGCCGCCGAGGCGGGCGTTCCGGTCTGTCTCGAAAACCAGCGCGACAAACCGGGGACGCGTCGGCACACGGCGACCCCGGACCGACTCGCCGCGTTCCTCGACGACGTCGGCGTCGGCGACGAGTTCCTGAAACTGACGCTCGACGTGGGCCACGCGAAGGCGACGGGCGTCGACTACCGACAATTCGTCGAGCGATTCGGCGGCCGCATTCAGGTCGCGCACCTCCACGACAACGACGGCACCGAAGACGCGCACGAACCGCTTCCGTCGTTCCGGTCGGTCGCCGCGGACATCGACGCTCCGTACAACGTCTTGGAGATGAAGTCCCGCGCGGACG